Within the Pseudomonas orientalis genome, the region CAGTGCGTTTATCGCGGCGGCCGCCGTCGGCCTGGTAACCCTGGCGTTCCAGTCGTTCACGCTGCCGCGCCTGGCGCCCAATGGCACCGCGCGCCTGCGCACCGTGCTGCACGTGCTGCAGCGCCCCGGCATCGCCATGGGCATGTTCGGCTGCGTGCTGGTGCACACCGCGCATTTCGCGCTGTTTACTTATATCCGGCCGTTCCTGGAAAGCACCACCGGGGTCGGTACGGAAGGGCTGGCGCTGATGCTGCTGGGTTTCGGCGTAGCGAATTTAGCCGGCACGCTGTTCGCCGGTTGGTTGCTGGTGCGCCATCCCCGGGCAACGCTGGTCTTGATGCCGGTGCTGGTGGGCATTGCGGCACTGGCGCTGGTCTGGCTGCCTGCGTCACTGCCGACCCAGGCATTGCTCCTGGCGCTATGGGGCATGGCGTTTGGCGGCGTGCCCGTGGCGTGGTCGAACTGGGTCGCGCGAGCGGTGCCGGATCAGGCCGAAAGTGCCGGAGGCATGGTGGTGGCGTCGGTGCAGTCGGCCATCGCCGCGGGCGCTGCCGGTGGCGGGTTGATGTTCAGCTTCAGTGGCATTGGTGGCGTGTTTGTCGGTGCGGGTGTGTTGATGCTGCTCGCGGCCTTACTCATCGCACTGCGTGTGCAGGTTCCAGGGCAAGAAGGGGATCTGGGTGTGACGCGCCATCAGTCTTTGGTTTAGTCTGAAACCCTTCGTTGATCGCAAACGCCCTAGGAGCACTGAGCATGGCTGACTACGTACCCCCCAAGGTCTGGACCTGGGACGCCGAAAGCGGCGGCACCTTCGCCAGTATCAACCGGCCCATCGCCGGCGCCACCCATGAAAAAGCCTTGCCGGTGGGCAAGCACCCCTTGCAGTTGTATTCCCTGGCCACCCCCAACGGGCAGAAGGTCACCATCCTGCTCGAAGAGTTGCTGGCCCTCGGGCACACCGGCGCCGAATACGACGCCTGGCTGATC harbors:
- a CDS encoding MFS transporter, translating into MTDCAAHAPAGVVAEPAWLAVFSLAMGVFGLLTAEYLPASLLTPMALDLGVTEALAGQAVTVTAVVALFAGLLVPGLTRGIDRRIVLLGFSTLMIASNLLVALSSSLTVLLLMRILLGIALGGFWSMAAAVAMRLVPAASLPRALSIIFSGIALGTVVAVPLGSYLGGLYGWRSAFIAAAAVGLVTLAFQSFTLPRLAPNGTARLRTVLHVLQRPGIAMGMFGCVLVHTAHFALFTYIRPFLESTTGVGTEGLALMLLGFGVANLAGTLFAGWLLVRHPRATLVLMPVLVGIAALALVWLPASLPTQALLLALWGMAFGGVPVAWSNWVARAVPDQAESAGGMVVASVQSAIAAGAAGGGLMFSFSGIGGVFVGAGVLMLLAALLIALRVQVPGQEGDLGVTRHQSLV